In one window of Zygosaccharomyces rouxii strain CBS732 chromosome E complete sequence DNA:
- the KIP3 gene encoding tubulin-dependent ATPase KIP3 (similar to uniprot|P53086 Saccharomyces cerevisiae YGL216W KIP3 Kinesin-related motor protein involved in mitotic spindle positioning), producing the protein MDSKERQSSIVVAVRVRPFTDYESSHLMPEGRDEFYVNMGDSNLVLPNGNSVGDSDEKYQKSNTRLPAMLRPQGIRRIVECVDDKMLIFDPADTNPLNKVGETVLNSMYSRKNRSRRRLRRNGGEVRFVFDRLFDVDSTQKDVYESTMIPLLDSVLDGFNGTVFAYGATGCGKTYTISGSPENPGIIFQAMQELFNRIENLKDTKHFELSLSFLEIYNESIRDLLCPETSSKKLVILEDSNESIRVSNLSHYNPQKVEDVMDLVIKGNMNRTTSATDANEASSRSHAVLQIHIMQHNRTADLKSDHTFATLSIIDLAGSERAATTKNRGNRLYEGANINRSLLALGNCINALCLNDGTRRSCHVPYRDSKLTRLLKFSLGGNCKTVMIVCISPSSTHYDETLNTLKYANRAKEIKTKVSRNNQTLDRHVSSYLKMISEQKQEIDELRRREQVVIDMRLKKYQLTQEKVQLAIEDCLQNVQTAFAKAGNFHNSKNIKSLMLCKRRFLQLVQLELINVISLVQEWTDPQIYQSSTLLHDQLTNKIRELEDAFDQPGELDLVLERCRTVDLPKLKEMEGWNDARDLPYFEAQLDHLAEFIRNEILINASAMVERVLQDEILSQRFKFLSLCLAHDTNIAAAVQDLVKIDEEFETFGRNFVISSGSSRSSSPPTVSSTQSILKPATRRSGPRRVTKATDSPTGSSSPNGNNGSNRKNLQTPVVTKTVRWLNLESPSTTPEPTDMDVSMQDAEPVGTAVGAGRPTMLPRQAPRNSLLDRRLGE; encoded by the coding sequence ATGGATTCCAAAGAGCGCCAATCCTCCATTGTGGTGGCCGTTAGGGTTAGGCCCTTTACAGATTATGAGAGTTCTCATTTGATGCCTGAAGGTCGAGATGAATTCTATGTGAATATGGGAGATTCTAATTTAGTACTTCCCAACGGCAATAGTGTTGGTGACAGTGATGAGAAGTATCAGAAATCAAATACAAGGCTACCTGCGATGCTGAGACCACAAGGTATTAGGAGGATCGTTGAATGTGTGGATGATAAGATGCTTATCTTTGATCCTGCTGATACGAATCCTCTTAATAAAGTAGGCGAAACGGTTTTAAACTCTATGTATTCTCGCAAGAATCGAAGTCGAAGGCGGCTACGAAGAAATGGAGGAGAAGTGAGATTTGTATTTGATCGACTATTCGATGTGGACTCTACTCAGAAAGATGTATATGAATCTACTATGATACCTCTGTTAGATTCAGTGTTGGATGGTTTTAACGGTACGGTTTTCGCGTACGGTGCAACTGGTTGTGGTAAGACTTATACCATCAGTGGGTCTCCCGAAAATCCTGgtatcattttccaagCGATGCAAGAGTTGTTCAAtcgaattgaaaatttaaaggATACGAAGCATTTCGAATTGtcactttcatttttagagATCTACAATGAATCCATTCGAGATTTGCTGTGTCCTGAGACCTCGAGTAAAAAACTAGTTATTTTGGAGGATAGTAATGAAAGTATCCGTGTATCCAATTTATCTCATTATAATCCTCAAAAGGTGGAAGATGTCATGGATTTAGTTATCAAGGGTAATATGAATCGTACTACATCGGCAACAGATGCCAATGAAGCTTCATCCAGATCTCATGCCGTTTTACAGATACACATCATGCAACACAATCGTACTGCAGATCTAAAATCAGATCATACTTTTGCTACATTATCCATTATCGATTTAGCAGGTAGTGAAAGAGCCGCTACAACCAAGAACAGAGGAAACCGACTGTACGAAGGTGCTAATATTAACCGATCCCTATTGGCATTGGGAAACTGTATTAATGCTCTTTGTTTGAATGACGGAACACGCAGGTCGTGTCACGTTCCCTATAgagattccaaattgacaaggttgttgaaattttcattggGAGGTAATTGTAAGACCGTAATGATAGTTTGCATTTCTCCCAGTAGTACCCATTACGATGAAACTTTAAACACTTTGAAATATGCAAATCGTGCCAAAGAGATCAAGACTAAAGTCAGCAGAAACAATCAAACTTTGGACAGACACGTTTCATCTTATTTAAAGATGATATCTGAACAGAAGCAAGAGATTGATGAACTAAGACGTAGGGAACAAGTGGTCATTGATATGAGGTTAAAGAAATATCAACTGACTCAGGAGAAAGTTCAGCTGGCCATCGAAGATTGTCTACAAAATGTACAAACCGCCTTCGCCAAAGCAGGAAATTTCCACAATTCTAAGAACATTAAATCCTTAATGCTTTGTAAAAGACGCTTTTTACAGTTGGTGCAATTGGAATTAATCAACGTTATTTCACTAGTGCAGGAATGGACGGATCCCCAGATATATCAAAGCAGTACTCTTTTGCATGATCAATTGACCAATAAAATTCGCGAGTTGGAAGATGCATTTGATCAGCCAGGTGAGCTGGACCTCGTCCTGGAAAGATGTCGTACTGTCgatttaccaaaattaaAAGAGATGGAAGGTTGGAATGACGCAAGAGATTTGCCCTATTTTGAAGCACAATTGGATCACCTTGCAGAGTTCATACGCAATGAAATCCTGATTAATGCATCTGCTATGGTGGAACGTGTACtacaagatgaaattttatcgCAACGGTTTAAATTTTTATCTCTTTGTTTAGCTCACGATACAAACATAGCGGCTGCGGTGCAAGATCTTGTGAAaatagatgaagaattcgaGACCTTTGGCAGAAATTTTGTCATAAGCAGTGGTAGCAGTCGTAGCAGTAGCCCGCCAACAGTGTCATCTACCCAATCCATTTTGAAACCAGCCACTAGGCGGTCGGGTCCTCGTCGCGTGACAAAAGCTACTGATTCACCTACGGGCAGTAGCTCTCCCAACGGTAATAATGGCAGTAACCGCAAGAATCTGCAAACTCCGGTAGTCACTAAAACTGTACGTTGGCTCAATTTAGAGTCTCCATCGACGACACCAGAACCTACAGACATGGATGTAAGCATGCAGGATGCTGAGCCAGTGGGAACAGCAGTCGGAGCTGGTAGACCTACTATGCTACCACGACAAGCACCTAGAAACTCTTTACTAGATCGTAGATTAGGTGAATAA
- the MDM34 gene encoding ERMES complex subunit MDM34 (similar to uniprot|P53083 Saccharomyces cerevisiae YGL219C MDM34 Mitochondrial outer membrane protein colocalizes with mtDNA nucleids required for mitochondria shape) — MSFRFNSQAFEDNSFNEKIREKLTQALNSSSSDSRSPKVTKTTMGEGSTSKKDSGSGGKSRKFDILKSGITVSKVNFPTTPQLEILDLDISAQPRSLVKGICKISCKDAMLQIQTEVEANLLLVYSECSPSFATPNMICNDSFTIPITMVFSEIRLEAITNIFVKHSGIGISFNDVNLDFKFDCSMKILQSTIERRLKNSMHHLFKEVLPSVIFSMSQSLFLSEAARNQEMHNESRGDSRPSPRVVLEESDLQELSPANMLRLSTLISSRQTLSLHGTVLNVPSTIPGCLERQNLHRFNSRIPSLSNYYASYKEEEKSRQVEVKKSVGSSVPLPHTSFAANPNLLPVRTLQEGAYDLPTITGIQNRIFERSTDENERPRRRKLKIKMSGRKQQPQAPKEEEPKQAEQQPETEPQQQRLLPTPEIPSREQASTPVDIDPTVSTPDSPDTEITSPKPLSIRNPILSDVEKMDSEDASAKSFVAPLKLPVSITSKYFNYPADHISAQTPRRYSPQRINWEDALFNTSELSNLRTSLYSPIARGSLLNPTKERPDRGRILDNRRLSFVGLNFKGGKWGDDDDPPPYSG, encoded by the coding sequence atgtcATTTCGATTTAATTCCCAAGCTTTTGAAGACAACTcatttaatgaaaagatcaGAGAGAAATTAACGCAGGCGTTGAATTCGTCCTCCAGTGATTCGAGATCACCGAAGGTTACCAAAACTACTATGGGTGAGGGCAGTACGTCAAAAAAGGATAGTGGATCTGGAGGTAAatcaagaaaatttgacATTTTAAAAAGTGGGATTACCGTAAGTAAAGTTAACTTCCCTACTACCCCTCAGCTGGAAATATTAGACCTGGACATTAGCGCACAACCAAGGTCACTCGTAAAGGGAATATGCAAAATTTCATGCAAAGATGCAATGTTACAAATCCAAACTGAGGTGGAGGCTAATCTTTTATTGGTTTATTCAGAATGCTCACCATCTTTTGCTACACCAAACATGATTTGTAACGATTCATTTACCATCCCTATTACTATGGTTTTCAGTGAAATCAGGTTGGAAGCCATAACGAATATCTTTGTCAAACATTCTGGAATCGGTATTTCCTTTAACGATGTTAATTtagattttaaatttgatTGTTCtatgaagattttacaaTCGACGATTGAAAGaaggttgaaaaattctatgCACCATTTGTTTAAAGAGGTTCTACCCAGCGTCATCTTTAGTATGTCACAATCACTATTTCTTTCAGAAGCCGCTAGAAACCAAGAGATGCATAATGAATCGCGGGGCGATTCTCGGCCCTCTCCTAGAGTTGTCTTAGAGGAATCGGACCTACAGGAATTGTCTCCTGCGAACATGTTGAGACTGTCCACACTGATATCCTCAAGGCAGACCTTATCGCTGCATGGGACGGTGCTGAATGTACCTTCCACGATTCCTGGTTGTCTAGAGAGGCAGAATTTACATCGTTTCAATTCTAGAATCCCGTCATTATCCAATTATTATGCATCttacaaagaagaagaaaagagtCGACAAGTGGAAGTTAAGAAAAGTGTAGGCTCGTCTGTGCCGCTACCACATACTTCGTTTGCTGCGAACCCTAATTTACTACCAGTAAGAACCTTACAAGAAGGCGCCTACGATTTGCCAACAATTACAGGAATACAGAATcgaatctttgaaagaagtactgatgagaatgaacgtccaagaagaagaaaacttaaaatcaaaatgtCAGGGCGCAAGCAGCAACCACAAGCACCCAAAGAGGAGGAACCAAAACAGGCAGAGCAACAGCCTGAAACCgaaccacaacaacagcgGTTATTACCTACACCCGAAATACCCTCTCGTGAACAAGCTTCTACGCCTGTGGATATTGATCCCACTGTATCGACGCCAGATAGTCCTGATACCGAAATAACATCACCAAAACCCTTAAGCATCAGAAATCCAATTTTATCGGATGtggaaaaaatggattccGAAGATGCATCTGCTAAATCATTCGTAGCACCGCTCAAGCTACCAGTTAGTATTACctcaaaatatttcaacTATCCAGCCGATCACATATCGGCACAGACTCCAAGAAGGTATTCACCACAGAGAATCAATTGGGAAGATGCACTTTTTAATACTTCGGAATTGTCTAATTTGAGAACATCTCTTTACTCCCCCATTGCTAGGGGCTCACTGCTAAATCCTACAAAAGAACGTCCAGATCGTGGTAGAATATTGGATAACAGACGTCTAAGTTTCGTCGGGctaaatttcaaaggtgGCAAATGGggtgatgacgatgacCCACCTCCTTACAGCGGCTGA
- the BOL2 gene encoding Bol2p (highly similar to gnl|GLV|CAGL0I06985g Candida glabrata CAGL0I06985g and similar to YGL220W uniprot|P53082 Saccharomyces cerevisiae YGL220W Hypothetical ORF): protein MKFHLSDPYMVNQHQETRRSRMVSKDQIEIRIKENVSELYQTIVTDISGGCGQSFDIVVVSNSFQGKNKLQRSRWMNTVLKEEIAQIHAFSCKCYTEAEWSKIVT from the coding sequence atgaaatttcactTGAGCGATCCTTATATGGTTAATCAGCACCAAGAAACAAGGAGATCAAGGATGGTAAGCAAAGATCAGATCGAAATTAGAATCAAGGAAAACGTTTCCGAATTGTATCAGACTATTGTTACAGATATCTCCGGTGGATGTGGCCAATCTTTTGACATTGTGGTCGTAAGTAACTCATTCCAGGGAAAGAACAAGCTACAGAGAAGTCGTTGGATGAACACCGTTCtcaaggaagaaattgcacAGATCCATGCATTTAGTTGTAAATGCTACACTGAAGCAGAATGGTCCAAGATAGTTACTTGA
- the NIF3 gene encoding uncharacterized protein (similar to uniprot|P53081 Saccharomyces cerevisiae YGL221C), with protein MSRALARSQLQRFINAVTKYYPSGYADSSWDNTGLLIDCSVEKASSEEPRVLLTVDLTASVVQEAIEKGCNAILAYHPFIFPSWKSLSPHSNPQHRSALRLIQEGISVYSPHTAVDAAKGGVNDWLAFGLAGNDRYRVVSNVVLEPIKGQCINGEEPSEVGYGRLVTLSAPLSLAQIVENVKKSLGIPHVQVASLAKDHQQHNIRKIALCAGSGSGVFKSLREDVDLYYSGELGHHEVLRYKESGKAVIVCNHSNTERGFLRDEFSKQLQDEGIENIVSETDVDPLQVV; from the coding sequence ATGAGTAGAGCATTGGCTAGATCTCAATTGCAACGCTTTATCAATGCAGTTACCAAATACTATCCATCGGGCTATGCTGATAGCTCTTGGGATAATACTGGTCTCTTGATTGACTGTTCTGTTGAGAAGGCATCTTCAGAAGAACCTAGAGTTCTCCTAACGGTAGATTTGACCGCTAGTGTAGTCCAAGAAGCTATAGAAAAGGGCTGTAATGCAATCTTGGCATACCATCCTTTCATCTTTCCCAGCTGGAAAAGTTTAAGTCCCCATTCTAATCCCCAACATAGAAGTGCTCTAAGACTTATACAAGAAGGTATATCAGTTTACAGTCCTCATACGGCCGTTGATGCTGCCAAGGGCGGTGTTAATGACTGGTTAGCATTTGGTTTAGCCGGTAACGATCGCTACAGGGTAGTTTCCAATGTTGTATTGGAACCCATTAAGGGTCAATGCAttaatggtgaagaacCTAGTGAAGTTGGATACGGTCGTTTGGTGACGTTGTCAGCACCATTAAGCTTAGCTCAAATTGTAGAAAACGTTAAAAAGTCTTTAGGTATTCCCCACGTCCAAGTAGCCAGTTTGGCCAAGGATCACCAGCAACACAACATTAGGAAGATCGCTCTATGTGCAGGTAGCGGTTCTGGTGTCTTCAAATCACTACGTGAAGATGTTGACCTCTACTATTCAGGTGAATTGGGTCACCATGAAGTGCTGCGTTACAAGGAATCTGGTAAGGCAGTTATCGTTTGTAACCACTCAAATACTGAACGTGGATTCCTCAGAGATGAATTCAGCAAGCAATTGCAAGATGAGGGCATTGAAAACATTGTCAGCGAGACTGACGTCGATCCTTTACAAGTAGTATAA
- a CDS encoding uncharacterized protein (similar to uniprot|P40022 Saccharomyces cerevisiae YER034W Hypothetical ORF), which yields MDPYALKQDNRKRFKDKQHAKQRHATPSDRKYRALKRQEQAHEDEQEAPPPPPSNEYRYHEDVTMAYGEQQDEERNTHANKRVRELLMNKDEGSGLNLDQGGLSKESQAAVTRKELEKMDVAGLNRVLGRSHTPDLVKHTNDPLAPPRQATKSQEKARKEPSPNKNVSTVPQDLKDDEDFLDGLI from the coding sequence ATGGATCCATATGCCCTCAAGCAAGACAATAGAAAAAGGTTTAAGGACAAGCAGCACGCTAAGCAGCGTCATGCTACTCCTAGCGATAGAAAGTACAGGGCTTTGAAGCGCCAAGAACAGGCCcatgaagatgaacaggaggcaccaccaccaccacccTCAAACGAGTACAGATATCATGAAGACGTTACTATGGCGTATGGGGAGCAGCAAGACGAAGAACGTAATACTCATGCTAATAAAAGGGTGAGAGAGTTGTTGATGAACAAGGACGAAGGCTCTGGACTTAATCTAGACCAGGGGGGACTCTCCAAGGAATCACAGGCCGCAGTTACAAGGAAAGAACTTGAAAAGATGGACGTTGCTGGTCTGAACAGAGTTCTAGGAAGATCACATACGCCTGATTTGGTCAAACATACAAATGATCCTCTAGCACCTCCCAGACAGGCTACAAAGTCGCAAGAAAAGGCAAGAAAGGAACCTAGCCCTAACAAAAACGTTTCAACTGTTCCCCAAGACCTGAAAGATGACGAGGACTTCCTGGATGGACTCATTTAG
- a CDS encoding uncharacterized protein (weakly similar to uniprot|P53080 Saccharomyces cerevisiae YGL222C): MSTDAMYMNSPHVLRASGKHTNRTSHVTKLDKQRIQQNDKGSNKSKNGQVAISVPKTQVLPNGEKPDFGNSNSTRKSKNGTQKKGGAKEQKDVTKGLRSLRLPDEKTKSSRQQQQKEKETQSTKSQSSRPRSNSNASAGLNSSSTPISSTPPTVPTSPLEKPAAAIPNVTPLMAPGAIPVPPPLTGLPNLMPNSIPHPLPPPPTGVQPLPMQPPLFGGPGYPYGNYAVRPMPYMNPQTPSPVVSQMYPQIPLPMMQMQMQMPQVNSDTEAQTTMMQTTMMTAKPSATSTSSCSNSRRPTTTKSTSFAGASFASKDPVINKLPKPSFA, translated from the coding sequence atgtCTACTGACGCTATGTATATGAATAGCCCTCATGTACTGAGGGCATCAGGAAAGCATACTAATAGGACAAGCCATGTGACAAAACTGGATAAGCAACGTATACAGCAGAATGATAAGGGTTCCAACAAATCAAAAAATGGTCAGGTCGCCATCAGTGTACCTAAAACTCAGGTACTACctaatggtgaaaaaccAGATTTTGGAAACTCAAATTCTACAAGGAAGTCGAAAAATGGAACCCAGAAAAAGGGAGGAGCTAAGGAACAGAAGGATGTGACAAAGGGATTAAGGAGCCTACGTCTACCAGATGAAAAGACTAAGAGTTCGAGgcagcaacaacaaaaggaaaaggaaactCAAAGTACTAAGAGTCAGAGTTCTAGGCCAAGGTCAAACTCGAATGCAAGTGCTGGTTTAAATTCGAGTTCGActccaatttcttcaacccCTCCAACTGTCCCCACCTCACCACTGGAAAAGCCGGCTGCAGCCATTCCTAATGTCACTCCTTTAATGGCACCAGGAGCTATTCcagtaccaccacctttaACAGGCTTGCCAAATCTCATGCCAAATTCAATACCACATCCACTCCCACCTCCACCTACAGGTGTCCAACCTTTACCCATGCAGCCACCTCTCTTTGGTGGTCCTGGATACCCCTACGGTAACTACGCAGTGAGACCTATGCCCTACATGAACCCTCAGACACCATCGCCGGTGGTTAGCCAAATGTATCCACAGATACCACTGCCAATGATGCAAATGCAAATGCAGATGCCTCAGGTAAATTCGGATACAGAAGCGCAGACGACTATGATGCAAACGACTATGATGACGGCAAAGCCTAGTGCAACAAGTACATCGTcttgttcaaattcaagGAGACCTACAACTACAAAATCTACTTCATTCGCAGGTGCATCTTTTGCATCAAAGGACCCGGTTATTAACAAGTTACCCAAACCAAGCTTCGCTTAA